One genomic segment of Paenibacillus xylanexedens includes these proteins:
- a CDS encoding LacI family DNA-binding transcriptional regulator gives MNKTISDIAQMAGVAKSTVSRFLNGGSVSEDTRQKIERIIKQYNYVPNTFAQSLKAKKTSIIGTVVPRLDSFATSQTLIGIDEELRSNQYQMLIANTSQDMQREIDAIYDFARQKVSGIILLAAEVTEAHLKAVEDIRIPVLLVGQQHEQLHSLVHNDDQAGYEMGRYVVEQGHRKIVYMGVSEKDRAVGIYRKQGFQRAIAECGGCEVKYYETSFKMSEAIVTAEAILKEVTPTIIVGATDNIALGVMKIAFSNKIRIPQDLSVTGFGGYDITEMIHPTLTTVKYHYLQAGKVAANHIIRLVKGESVEERTTLDVELIPRESVDKL, from the coding sequence ATGAATAAAACGATTTCTGATATCGCTCAGATGGCAGGTGTGGCAAAAAGCACGGTCTCTCGCTTCCTGAATGGCGGATCGGTTAGTGAAGATACACGCCAGAAGATTGAGCGTATTATCAAACAATACAATTATGTTCCCAACACATTTGCACAGAGTCTGAAGGCTAAGAAGACCAGTATTATAGGTACGGTTGTGCCACGTCTTGATTCTTTTGCAACATCCCAGACATTGATCGGAATTGATGAAGAACTGCGGAGTAATCAGTATCAGATGCTGATCGCAAATACGAGTCAGGACATGCAGCGCGAGATTGATGCCATCTATGATTTTGCACGACAGAAGGTATCGGGTATTATTCTGCTGGCTGCTGAAGTGACCGAAGCACATCTGAAGGCCGTTGAGGATATACGGATTCCGGTGTTATTGGTGGGACAGCAGCATGAGCAACTGCACAGTCTAGTTCACAATGATGATCAGGCAGGTTATGAGATGGGCAGATATGTCGTCGAACAGGGTCACCGCAAGATCGTGTATATGGGAGTTAGCGAGAAGGATCGGGCGGTAGGGATCTATCGTAAACAAGGGTTCCAGCGAGCAATCGCTGAGTGTGGTGGATGTGAAGTGAAGTATTATGAGACAAGCTTTAAGATGTCGGAAGCCATCGTTACCGCTGAAGCCATTCTGAAAGAAGTCACACCAACGATCATCGTAGGGGCCACGGATAATATTGCACTGGGTGTGATGAAAATTGCGTTCTCCAATAAAATTCGCATACCGCAAGATTTGTCTGTTACCGGATTTGGCGGATATGATATTACGGAGATGATTCACCCCACGCTGACTACTGTGAAATATCATTATTTGCAGGCAGGCAAAGTAGCGGCAAATCACATTATTCGTCTGGTCAAAGGCGAGTCGGTGGAGGAACGAACAACACTGGACGTAGAACTAATTCCTCGAGAAAGCGTTGACAAATTATAA
- a CDS encoding ribonuclease J yields the protein MNLAHNKLYIAALGGVNEIGKNMYFIQYHQDIIVIDSGSKFPDETLPGIDLIIPDVTYLLENLDKVRGLVVTHGHEDHIGGIPYLLKQMNIPVYASRLTRGLIELKLKEHGLLRKADLHTIDAHSSITLGGIEVSFFATSHSIPDCLGIFFQTPAGNVVHTGDFKFDMSPVHGPFPDLHRMAEIGKQGVHILLSESTNAERPGFTPSERVVGDHILDAFIRAKQKVFISTFASNVSRVQQIVNAAFETGRKLALLGRSMVNVVSVASELGYLQVPDGLLIEAIDSDQFPPEQVVVLCTGSQGEAMAALSRLASGKHPHVRINAGDTVIIAAGAIPGNERNLAHVIDNLYVLGARVIYGSSGAAGMHVSGHGSQEELKLMLTLMKPDYLIPIHGEFRMLYQHRLLAESVGVERDHVFIVNNGDMVQYKDGIASLGPKIASGNSLVDGLIMGDVGNIVLRDRRQLSSDGMLVIVTTLSKTEKQMVTSPEIISRGFVFVKDSEEFMHEIHELVLNRMGELTGAGVNQWNVIKRKLKDEIGHYIYAQTKRRPMILPIIIEV from the coding sequence TTGAATCTAGCCCACAACAAACTGTATATCGCTGCACTTGGCGGCGTGAATGAAATAGGGAAGAATATGTATTTCATCCAGTACCATCAGGACATCATCGTGATTGACTCTGGTTCGAAGTTTCCCGATGAAACATTGCCTGGTATTGATCTGATCATTCCGGATGTAACGTATTTGCTGGAGAATCTGGATAAAGTAAGGGGTCTTGTGGTTACCCATGGACATGAAGATCACATTGGTGGCATTCCCTATTTGTTAAAACAAATGAACATCCCGGTGTATGCATCCAGGCTCACTCGTGGGCTGATCGAACTTAAACTGAAAGAACATGGGTTGCTGCGCAAAGCCGACTTGCATACGATCGATGCTCATTCCAGCATTACGCTGGGAGGGATCGAGGTTTCTTTTTTTGCAACCAGCCATAGTATACCGGATTGTCTTGGTATCTTTTTTCAGACCCCAGCAGGGAATGTTGTGCATACCGGAGATTTCAAATTTGATATGTCGCCTGTACATGGACCCTTCCCAGATCTGCACCGTATGGCCGAGATTGGCAAACAGGGTGTCCATATTTTGCTCTCCGAGAGTACCAATGCAGAAAGACCCGGATTTACACCTTCCGAGCGTGTTGTGGGGGATCACATTCTGGATGCCTTTATCCGTGCAAAACAAAAAGTATTCATCTCTACCTTTGCGTCGAATGTCAGCAGGGTACAGCAGATTGTGAATGCAGCATTCGAGACGGGGCGCAAACTGGCACTGTTGGGCAGAAGTATGGTGAATGTGGTATCGGTGGCCAGTGAATTGGGGTATTTGCAAGTTCCTGACGGATTGTTGATTGAAGCTATCGATTCGGATCAGTTTCCACCTGAACAAGTTGTTGTATTATGCACCGGTAGCCAGGGAGAAGCGATGGCAGCATTGTCACGTTTGGCTTCCGGTAAGCATCCTCACGTAAGAATTAACGCCGGGGACACGGTCATTATTGCGGCCGGAGCCATTCCGGGCAATGAACGAAATCTTGCACATGTAATTGATAACCTGTATGTTCTCGGAGCACGTGTGATATATGGTTCAAGTGGTGCCGCCGGGATGCATGTATCCGGACATGGCAGTCAGGAAGAACTTAAATTGATGCTTACTCTGATGAAACCAGATTATCTGATTCCGATCCACGGTGAGTTTCGCATGTTGTATCAGCACAGACTGCTTGCGGAGTCCGTAGGTGTAGAGCGTGATCATGTGTTCATCGTGAATAATGGGGACATGGTCCAGTACAAAGACGGCATTGCTTCGCTGGGTCCCAAAATTGCGTCGGGAAATAGTCTCGTAGACGGTCTGATCATGGGTGATGTAGGCAATATTGTACTGCGTGACCGCAGGCAACTGTCCTCCGATGGCATGCTGGTGATTGTGACTACACTGAGCAAAACGGAAAAACAGATGGTCACGTCACCCGAAATTATCTCCAGAGGGTTTGTATTTGTTAAGGATTCGGAAGAATTCATGCATGAGATCCACGAGCTTGTTCTAAACCGAATGGGGGAGTTGACCGGCGCTGGTGTGAATCAGTGGAATGTGATCAAAAGAAAGCTAAAAGACGAGATCGGTCACTATATTTACGCTCAAACAAAGAGAAGACCTATGATCTTGCCTATTATTATTGAAGTCTGA
- the rhaA gene encoding L-rhamnose isomerase, which produces MDNQVKQAYEAAKALYAQHGIDTDEVLNKLAEIKVSVHCWQGDDVKGFLNKDGELTGGISVTGQYPGAATTPVELRNDLEQAFALIPGKHKVNLHAIYTDTDEQVELDQIEPKHYENWVKWAKEQGLGLDFNPTCFSHEKSSDGFTLSHPDPEIRKFWIDHCKASRRIGAYFGEQLGQTCVTNVWVPDGFKDNPVDRLTPRKRLKESLDEVFGEPLNPEHNLDAVESKLFGLGSEAYVVGSHEFYMGYGLQNDTLICLDAGHFHPTEVISNKLSSLSLFTSGILLHVSRPMRWDSDHVVIMDDELLEIARELVRHDLLATTHIGLDFFDASINRVAAWVVGTRNTIKALLRAMLEPVDALKQAELEGDYTLRLALTEEFKSYPFGAIWDYYCAQQGVPVREKWITDIKTYEQDVLLQRDKSLV; this is translated from the coding sequence ATGGATAACCAAGTCAAGCAAGCGTATGAAGCAGCCAAGGCATTGTATGCCCAGCACGGAATTGATACGGACGAGGTACTGAACAAACTCGCGGAGATCAAAGTTTCCGTACACTGCTGGCAAGGCGACGATGTCAAAGGTTTTCTGAATAAAGATGGGGAGTTAACAGGTGGTATTTCGGTTACAGGTCAATATCCGGGCGCTGCGACCACACCTGTAGAGCTTCGTAACGATCTGGAGCAAGCTTTTGCTCTGATTCCCGGCAAACATAAGGTCAATCTGCACGCGATTTACACGGATACAGACGAGCAGGTTGAACTGGATCAGATTGAGCCAAAGCATTATGAGAACTGGGTAAAATGGGCCAAAGAACAAGGACTCGGTCTGGACTTCAACCCAACATGTTTTTCCCATGAAAAATCAAGTGACGGATTCACGCTCAGTCATCCAGACCCTGAAATTCGCAAGTTCTGGATTGATCACTGCAAGGCATCCCGCCGGATTGGTGCATATTTCGGGGAACAGCTTGGTCAGACTTGTGTAACCAATGTATGGGTACCGGACGGATTCAAAGATAATCCGGTTGACCGGTTGACACCACGCAAACGTCTCAAAGAATCGCTGGATGAAGTATTCGGCGAACCACTTAACCCGGAGCACAACCTGGACGCGGTAGAGAGTAAGCTGTTTGGTCTCGGTTCGGAAGCGTATGTGGTGGGTTCTCATGAATTCTATATGGGTTACGGTTTGCAAAATGATACGTTGATCTGTCTTGATGCGGGTCATTTCCATCCAACAGAGGTTATTTCCAATAAACTGTCGTCCTTGTCACTGTTTACAAGTGGCATTCTGCTTCACGTAAGCCGCCCGATGCGCTGGGACAGTGACCATGTGGTAATTATGGACGATGAGTTGCTGGAAATTGCCCGTGAACTGGTTCGACATGATCTGCTTGCGACCACACATATTGGACTGGATTTCTTTGATGCAAGTATTAACCGTGTAGCTGCATGGGTTGTGGGGACACGCAACACGATCAAAGCTCTACTGCGTGCGATGCTCGAACCAGTGGATGCCTTGAAACAAGCCGAATTGGAAGGGGATTACACGTTACGCCTTGCATTAACGGAAGAATTCAAATCCTATCCGTTTGGTGCAATCTGGGACTACTATTGTGCTCAGCAAGGCGTACCAGTTCGTGAAAAGTGGATCACTGATATCAAAACCTATGAACAAGACGTATTACTACAGCGTGATAAATCATTGGTGTAA